Proteins encoded by one window of Ruminococcaceae bacterium R-25:
- a CDS encoding Mrp family chromosome partitioning ATPase — MSSACDTCPSKSGCTSQDSCPSANGIQKDPLAKGSSIKTVIGVASGKGGVGKSFVTSVLAVQLARKGYKVGIMDADITGPSIPQSFGLTENLRATDDQLIVPAETKTGIKAVSVNLVLENKEAPVIWRGPVLSSLLKQFWGQTNWETLDVLLIDMPPGTGDVPLTVFQSMPVDGIVLVATSQDLVSMIVNKARNMASMMKVPVLGMVENMSYIKCPHCGDEIRLYGDGSTIEKSAAEIGSKVTDKLPLDPEVTKLVDSGNAEKVSVDLLAGTTEMISELIEK, encoded by the coding sequence ATGTCATCAGCATGTGATACCTGTCCGTCAAAGAGCGGATGCACATCCCAGGATTCCTGCCCGTCAGCTAACGGAATCCAGAAAGATCCTCTCGCAAAAGGATCTTCGATCAAGACCGTTATCGGTGTTGCCAGCGGCAAGGGCGGCGTAGGAAAATCATTCGTAACATCAGTTCTCGCAGTTCAGCTCGCGAGAAAAGGCTATAAGGTTGGCATCATGGATGCCGATATCACAGGCCCTTCGATCCCGCAGTCTTTCGGACTTACAGAGAACTTAAGAGCTACTGACGACCAGCTCATCGTTCCTGCAGAGACAAAGACTGGAATCAAGGCTGTCAGCGTTAACCTCGTACTCGAGAATAAGGAGGCTCCGGTTATCTGGAGAGGCCCTGTTCTTTCATCCCTTTTAAAGCAGTTCTGGGGACAGACAAACTGGGAGACCTTAGATGTTCTCCTTATCGACATGCCTCCGGGAACAGGAGACGTTCCGCTCACAGTATTCCAGTCCATGCCTGTTGACGGTATTGTTCTTGTTGCAACGAGCCAGGACCTGGTTTCCATGATCGTAAACAAGGCAAGAAACATGGCATCCATGATGAAGGTCCCTGTACTCGGTATGGTCGAGAATATGAGCTATATCAAGTGTCCTCACTGCGGCGATGAGATAAGACTCTACGGCGACGGTTCCACGATCGAGAAGTCTGCTGCTGAGATCGGTTCAAAAGTAACCGACAAGCTTCCGCTGGATCCTGAAGTTACAAAGCTTGTTGACTCAGGAAACGCAGAAAAGGTGAGCGTAGATCTCCTTGCCGGAACGACAGAGATGATCAGCGAACTTATCGAGAAGTGA
- a CDS encoding aspartate aminotransferase-like enzyme translates to MHKKLFIPGPIEVSDDVLEKMSTPMIGHRTKDMSALQQSISEKLQKVMMTNNTIVLSTSSGSGLMEGAVRSFTKTRAAVFSIGAFGKRWHKMCTSNGIAADLFESELGQPTTPEMIEAALSTGKYDLITITQNETSTGIHNPMDKLAEVYKKYPDVIVCVDAVSSMAGDYIPVDELGIDVCITSTQKCLGLPPGMAIASVSEKAIKKAETVENRGLYFDYLELVKFVKEKPYQYPSTPSESHMFALDYQLDKILAEGIENRYQKHVKLAKIAQDWARENCELYSNPENLSVTVTCVTNTTGIPTSDLIKAMGEKGYLMSNGYGPLKDKTFRIAHMGDLTEEELKTYLSDLKDTIEELKAKA, encoded by the coding sequence ATGCATAAGAAACTGTTTATACCAGGTCCTATCGAGGTTTCCGATGATGTTTTGGAGAAGATGTCTACTCCTATGATCGGACACAGAACCAAGGATATGTCAGCTCTTCAGCAGTCTATTTCTGAAAAGCTCCAGAAGGTAATGATGACAAATAACACTATCGTTTTATCCACGTCATCAGGCAGCGGTCTTATGGAAGGTGCTGTAAGAAGCTTTACCAAGACAAGAGCCGCAGTTTTCTCAATCGGTGCATTCGGTAAGAGATGGCACAAGATGTGCACATCCAACGGTATCGCAGCTGATCTTTTCGAGTCAGAGCTCGGTCAGCCTACTACACCTGAGATGATCGAGGCAGCTCTCTCAACAGGCAAGTACGACCTTATCACTATCACACAGAATGAGACATCAACAGGTATCCACAATCCCATGGATAAGCTCGCTGAGGTCTATAAGAAATATCCCGATGTCATCGTATGCGTTGACGCTGTTTCATCAATGGCAGGCGATTATATCCCTGTAGATGAGCTCGGTATCGACGTCTGCATCACATCAACACAGAAGTGCTTAGGACTTCCTCCGGGAATGGCTATCGCTTCAGTATCCGAGAAGGCCATCAAGAAGGCTGAGACAGTTGAGAACAGAGGTCTTTATTTTGACTATCTTGAACTCGTTAAGTTCGTTAAGGAAAAGCCTTACCAGTATCCTTCAACACCTTCCGAGTCACACATGTTCGCTCTTGATTACCAACTCGACAAGATCCTTGCTGAAGGTATCGAGAACAGATATCAGAAGCACGTAAAGCTTGCTAAGATCGCTCAGGATTGGGCAAGAGAGAATTGCGAACTCTATTCCAATCCCGAGAACCTCTCAGTTACAGTTACATGCGTAACAAATACTACAGGCATCCCTACATCAGATCTCATCAAGGCTATGGGTGAGAAGGGTTATCTCATGAGCAACGGTTATGGTCCTTTGAAGGACAAGACCTTCAGAATCGCTCACATGGGCGATCTCACAGAAGAGGAGCTTAAGACTTACTTAAGCGATCTCAAAGACACGATCGAAGAACTTAAAGCAAAAGCTTAA
- a CDS encoding putative ABC transporter type IV, whose product MSLPYPFIDSYMMFFIYSFVGWVVEVIYYGITEGKFINRGFLAGPLCPVYGLGFYAAVWIFEPLSGNFLIIFFGMAAACTIVELIAGVILYHAFHMRWWDYSEYKLNFRGYICLRFYIYWGIAASLGIYVLHPLVKHLISLINYPVRIGILVFFTVILVTDLVTTIITIAGFKKKFEAMEKVVSGTKVVSDLIGSQIYGAVDTVVTVSEPTRNHYEQYRKLIDENRRQERELAAQHRAEEKAFANQFTEAEKESLRLAKDQAKDTMSSLIRSFKNNEKRLVKVVMVRSSDAGAAVMKFIKRRTESGNEELFEIDEEEQILKKD is encoded by the coding sequence ATGAGTCTGCCATATCCGTTTATCGATTCATATATGATGTTCTTCATCTACAGCTTTGTAGGCTGGGTAGTTGAAGTTATCTACTACGGAATTACCGAAGGAAAGTTTATCAACAGAGGCTTTTTGGCAGGCCCTCTTTGTCCTGTATACGGTCTGGGCTTTTATGCCGCTGTCTGGATCTTCGAACCTCTGAGCGGTAATTTCCTGATAATTTTCTTCGGAATGGCTGCCGCATGTACGATCGTAGAACTCATTGCCGGCGTTATCCTTTATCACGCTTTCCATATGCGTTGGTGGGATTATTCCGAATATAAGCTCAACTTCAGAGGCTATATCTGCTTAAGATTTTATATCTACTGGGGTATCGCAGCTTCTTTGGGTATCTATGTCCTGCACCCGCTTGTAAAACATCTCATATCCCTCATCAATTATCCCGTGAGGATAGGAATTCTCGTTTTCTTTACTGTCATCCTTGTAACTGACCTTGTTACCACGATCATCACGATCGCAGGCTTCAAGAAGAAGTTCGAAGCAATGGAAAAGGTCGTATCCGGAACGAAGGTCGTATCAGATCTTATTGGCTCCCAGATCTACGGCGCTGTAGATACGGTGGTAACAGTATCTGAGCCTACCAGAAACCACTACGAGCAGTACAGGAAACTGATAGACGAGAACCGCAGGCAGGAAAGAGAACTTGCTGCACAGCACAGAGCCGAAGAAAAGGCCTTTGCCAACCAGTTCACCGAAGCCGAGAAGGAGAGCTTAAGGCTTGCTAAGGACCAGGCCAAGGATACAATGAGTTCTCTCATAAGATCATTCAAGAATAACGAGAAACGTCTCGTAAAAGTTGTTATGGTGAGATCAAGTGATGCAGGTGCCGCTGTCATGAAGTTCATCAAGAGAAGAACCGAAAGCGGCAATGAAGAGCTTTTTGAGATAGACGAAGAAGAGCAGATTTTGAAAAAAGATTAA
- a CDS encoding 2-C-methyl-D-erythritol 2,4-cyclodiphosphate synthase: protein MGNIVSISTIGQDSHRFGEPAGDTFIKLGGTDIPFDRPIEANSDGDVVYHAITNAISGFTGINILGGEADKICLEKGIKDSSVYLEKALDYLTDGKIIHCSITIECLRPKLKAHIPAMKESIGKILGIPSSSVGITATTGEGLTGFGRGEGIQVFCILTFTKEI from the coding sequence ATGGGTAATATCGTATCAATAAGCACAATTGGACAGGACAGTCACAGATTCGGTGAGCCGGCAGGTGATACCTTCATAAAGCTCGGCGGAACCGACATTCCGTTCGACAGGCCTATTGAAGCAAACAGTGATGGTGATGTTGTCTATCACGCAATTACCAATGCGATATCAGGCTTTACAGGAATCAACATCCTTGGCGGAGAAGCTGATAAGATCTGTCTCGAAAAGGGGATCAAGGACAGCAGTGTATATCTCGAAAAAGCACTTGATTACTTGACGGACGGAAAGATCATTCACTGCTCGATAACGATCGAGTGTCTGCGTCCGAAGCTTAAGGCTCACATTCCTGCAATGAAAGAATCCATAGGTAAGATCCTTGGAATCCCGTCTTCTTCAGTCGGCATTACGGCAACGACCGGCGAGGGCCTTACGGGGTTCGGAAGAGGCGAAGGAATACAGGTGTTCTGCATCCTGACTTTTACAAAAGAAATCTGA
- a CDS encoding LL-diaminopimelate aminotransferase, protein MDIKLNTHFLDVKETYLFSDIAKRVKKFQAENPDREIIRMGIGDVTLPLPQSVTKAMEDAVKEMASKETFHGYPPEYGYDFLRNAISDHYKYLGVSISPETIYVGDGAKSDLGNLPDVLGDNPVIVPDPVYPVYVDSNLMNGRKISYVAGNKENDFLPLPPENTNIEPSVIYICSPNNPTGAVYSYEGLTAWVNFALKTGSLIIFDAAYEAFITEDKPHTIYEIPGADTCAVEISSFSKFAGFTGVRCGWTVVPDSLESDGIKLSKFWSRRQATKFNGVSYITQRGAAASLSGQGLEDCKANIAYYKRNAAALAEVFTAKGIYFTGGVNSPYIWLKCPDNMGGWEFFDSILNRFGIVGTPGEGFGENGAGYFRLTAFGSYENTLKACEFFKTL, encoded by the coding sequence ATGGACATCAAGCTCAACACTCATTTCCTCGACGTAAAAGAAACCTACCTCTTCTCCGACATCGCTAAGCGTGTCAAGAAATTCCAGGCTGAAAACCCTGACCGTGAGATCATCAGAATGGGAATCGGTGACGTAACTCTCCCCCTTCCCCAGTCAGTCACAAAAGCTATGGAAGATGCCGTAAAAGAGATGGCAAGCAAGGAAACATTCCACGGTTATCCGCCGGAATACGGCTACGATTTCTTAAGAAACGCTATTTCAGACCACTATAAGTACTTAGGCGTTTCAATATCACCTGAGACCATCTATGTAGGCGACGGCGCTAAGAGCGATTTGGGAAATCTCCCTGATGTTTTAGGCGACAACCCGGTAATCGTACCTGACCCCGTATACCCTGTTTATGTAGATTCAAACCTCATGAACGGCAGAAAGATCTCATATGTTGCAGGAAACAAGGAGAATGATTTCCTTCCTCTCCCGCCCGAAAACACAAACATCGAACCTTCCGTAATCTACATCTGCTCACCTAACAATCCGACAGGCGCAGTCTACAGCTACGAAGGCCTCACAGCATGGGTCAACTTCGCACTTAAGACAGGTTCACTCATCATCTTCGATGCAGCATATGAAGCATTCATCACAGAAGACAAGCCTCACACGATCTACGAGATCCCCGGTGCAGACACATGCGCTGTCGAGATATCTTCATTCTCAAAGTTCGCCGGCTTTACAGGCGTCAGATGCGGTTGGACAGTAGTTCCGGACAGCCTTGAATCTGACGGCATCAAGCTCTCCAAGTTCTGGTCAAGACGCCAGGCTACAAAGTTCAACGGCGTATCCTACATCACACAGAGAGGTGCTGCCGCATCACTTTCCGGCCAGGGTCTTGAAGACTGCAAAGCAAATATCGCTTACTATAAGCGCAACGCAGCTGCTCTTGCTGAAGTATTTACCGCAAAGGGCATCTACTTCACAGGCGGCGTAAACTCACCTTACATCTGGCTCAAGTGCCCTGACAACATGGGCGGTTGGGAATTCTTCGATTCTATCCTTAACCGCTTCGGAATCGTAGGAACACCCGGAGAAGGCTTCGGCGAGAACGGCGCAGGCTACTTCCGTCTCACAGCTTTCGGTTCTTACGAAAATACTTTGAAAGCTTGCGAGTTCTTTAAAACACTGTAA
- a CDS encoding 2-C-methyl-D-erythritol 4-phosphate cytidylyltransferase — protein MSLKCYFLIPAAGSGTRMGAGQPKLMRTVEGRPVILRTLDAIAEICRERYVGLDYRIILVTTEDLLGILKAMCAEYFADIKIIFTLGGSTRTESVSLGLNMINDAEDDDLVLVHDGARCLVTSEEIKACIDGLKDHSVCASAVPVKNTLKEVDKLSSGEIKVTSTPDRSRFYEILTPQGFKFKDIETCYIKAIDQGITATDDTALAEMCGIDVYLTKGFYSNLKITTPEDIAFASEIIRNRGDSEPFHD, from the coding sequence ATGAGTCTCAAATGTTATTTTCTGATACCGGCCGCAGGCAGCGGAACAAGAATGGGTGCAGGCCAGCCAAAACTTATGAGGACTGTTGAAGGCAGACCTGTGATCCTGAGGACTTTGGATGCAATTGCCGAGATCTGCAGAGAAAGGTATGTCGGACTTGATTACAGGATAATACTCGTAACGACAGAAGATCTTTTGGGAATCCTTAAGGCAATGTGTGCCGAATACTTCGCCGACATAAAGATCATTTTCACATTGGGAGGAAGTACCAGGACAGAATCTGTATCCCTTGGTCTTAACATGATAAACGATGCGGAAGACGATGACCTTGTTCTCGTGCATGACGGTGCGAGATGCCTTGTTACCTCAGAAGAGATAAAAGCCTGCATCGACGGACTCAAAGACCACTCTGTATGTGCTTCTGCAGTTCCTGTTAAGAACACATTGAAAGAGGTCGATAAATTATCCTCAGGCGAAATCAAAGTAACTTCCACACCTGACAGGTCCAGGTTCTATGAGATCCTTACCCCTCAGGGATTCAAGTTCAAAGATATCGAGACATGCTATATAAAAGCAATAGACCAGGGCATTACCGCAACCGATGATACGGCACTCGCGGAAATGTGCGGCATTGATGTCTATCTTACAAAGGGCTTTTATTCAAACCTCAAGATAACTACTCCGGAAGATATTGCATTTGCCTCAGAGATCATAAGAAACAGAGGGGACAGTGAACCTTTCCACGACTGA
- a CDS encoding thioredoxin, translated as MAYLGDYSYSDPAICMVYERVEDETDDDGNPLYGIQYRKVTDLDGLKASGITLLIYFYSSMDNGSAMVTASVEDIALSYNGKLTVLMLDAMEYKDLMDKYEIEAVPEFVLIRKGQADKVFGGMSREYWTVNDVLSWLQENGIS; from the coding sequence ATGGCTTATCTGGGAGATTATTCCTACAGCGATCCTGCGATATGCATGGTATATGAGCGTGTTGAAGATGAGACCGACGATGACGGCAATCCTTTATACGGCATCCAGTACCGCAAAGTAACTGATCTGGACGGCCTTAAGGCATCGGGCATTACACTGCTCATATATTTTTACAGTTCAATGGATAACGGCAGTGCAATGGTAACTGCTTCTGTTGAAGACATCGCGTTAAGCTATAACGGCAAACTCACGGTGCTTATGTTAGATGCCATGGAATATAAAGATCTGATGGACAAATACGAGATCGAAGCTGTTCCGGAATTTGTCCTGATCAGGAAAGGCCAGGCTGACAAGGTGTTTGGCGGAATGTCCAGAGAATACTGGACTGTCAACGATGTGTTATCGTGGCTTCAGGAAAACGGAATATCATAA
- a CDS encoding DNA repair protein RadA/Sms, producing the protein MAKKTTFFCKECGYETSGWMGKCPGCGMFNTFVEAPSEKAPAKAKTDSPAFTANQYSWTDSAVTVRLSEAGKENYKRHSTGIPSLDVLFGGGITEGSVTLVAGEPGIGKSTILMQLADSYKAEGEILYISGEESPAQIGMRATRLKIKRDILICGETRFEAIAEQLKAHKPCLAIIDSIQTLYSEQVAGTPGGVAQIREVAAGLIRIAKTNNITIIMVGHIAKDGSIAGPKTIEHMVDTVLGFEGDATGGYRIIRSAKNRFGRSNEICFFEMGETGLIPVDSSKALLVAGRPLNSPGSVLTSTLEGNDALTIEVQALCTESVYPTPQRMTSGPERSRVLMLLAVCEKMLNLGLTSKDCFVNVIGGLKVSDPVTDLAVCMATVSSARGVSARPNTLILGEVGLSGEIRPVSRILKRCLASARLGITTVVLPGSSKDALEKELANASADVFAGNPVPEFIYADNLKEAADILFS; encoded by the coding sequence ATGGCTAAGAAGACAACTTTTTTCTGTAAGGAATGCGGTTATGAGACATCCGGCTGGATGGGCAAGTGTCCCGGCTGCGGCATGTTCAATACCTTCGTTGAAGCACCCTCCGAGAAGGCCCCTGCCAAGGCAAAGACCGATTCACCGGCTTTTACCGCTAACCAGTATTCATGGACTGACTCTGCCGTAACGGTAAGGCTCAGCGAAGCAGGCAAAGAAAACTACAAGAGGCACTCGACCGGCATTCCCAGCCTTGATGTTCTTTTCGGAGGCGGCATTACCGAAGGCTCCGTTACGCTCGTTGCAGGCGAACCGGGAATCGGCAAATCAACCATCCTCATGCAGCTCGCAGATTCTTATAAAGCCGAAGGAGAGATCCTTTATATCTCAGGCGAGGAATCTCCTGCCCAGATAGGGATGAGAGCAACAAGGCTCAAGATAAAGCGCGATATTCTTATCTGTGGAGAGACCAGATTCGAAGCTATTGCAGAACAGCTTAAGGCGCATAAGCCTTGCCTTGCGATCATAGACTCTATCCAGACTCTGTATTCCGAACAGGTCGCCGGAACACCCGGCGGTGTTGCGCAGATCAGAGAAGTTGCTGCAGGCCTCATCCGTATCGCCAAGACAAATAACATAACGATCATAATGGTCGGTCATATAGCCAAAGACGGCTCCATTGCCGGTCCTAAGACTATTGAACACATGGTCGATACGGTATTGGGTTTTGAGGGTGATGCCACAGGCGGATACAGGATAATCAGATCTGCCAAGAACAGATTCGGAAGATCCAATGAGATATGCTTCTTCGAGATGGGCGAGACAGGACTTATCCCTGTTGACAGTTCCAAGGCCCTGCTCGTAGCAGGAAGGCCTCTTAACAGCCCCGGTTCGGTACTGACTTCCACACTCGAAGGCAACGATGCCCTTACGATCGAAGTACAGGCACTCTGCACCGAGAGCGTTTATCCGACTCCGCAGAGAATGACATCAGGACCGGAGAGGAGCCGTGTCCTCATGCTCCTTGCAGTCTGCGAGAAAATGCTGAATCTCGGCCTTACTTCAAAGGATTGTTTCGTAAATGTTATCGGAGGCCTTAAAGTATCAGATCCTGTTACCGATCTGGCAGTCTGCATGGCTACCGTATCTTCAGCAAGAGGTGTAAGTGCAAGACCCAATACCCTGATATTAGGCGAAGTCGGTTTGTCAGGCGAGATCAGACCTGTTTCCAGGATCCTTAAGAGGTGCCTTGCATCCGCAAGACTCGGCATCACGACAGTAGTACTTCCCGGCAGTTCCAAAGACGCACTCGAAAAAGAACTCGCCAATGCTTCTGCTGATGTTTTTGCAGGCAATCCCGTTCCTGAATTCATTTATGCAGATAACTTAAAGGAAGCAGCTGATATACTGTTCTCATAA
- a CDS encoding 16S rRNA (guanine1207-N2)-methyltransferase codes for MTQYFDPNPTTASDRKVIPYRMNGINFEFTTDTAVFSRKEVDFGTNLMIDTIVKDIKARGPKMERFVDLGCGVGIVGIVIKSCFMAFDVTGVDINSRAVALARENAANNGVNCRFMSSDILFGVRDEHFDIIATNPPVRAGKKTVFGFYEQSYDVLNPGGYLYVVLQRKQGAPSTMDKLKELFGNCETLAIDGGYRVMRSRKE; via the coding sequence ATGACACAGTATTTTGACCCTAACCCGACCACTGCTTCTGACCGCAAAGTTATCCCTTACAGAATGAACGGGATCAACTTTGAGTTCACTACGGATACAGCCGTTTTTTCGAGAAAAGAAGTGGATTTCGGAACAAATCTCATGATCGATACGATAGTAAAAGACATCAAGGCAAGGGGCCCGAAAATGGAGCGCTTTGTTGACCTTGGATGCGGCGTCGGAATCGTCGGCATAGTGATCAAGTCATGCTTTATGGCTTTTGATGTAACAGGTGTAGATATCAACTCCAGGGCGGTTGCACTCGCCAGGGAAAATGCCGCAAATAACGGAGTTAACTGCAGATTTATGTCGAGCGACATTCTTTTCGGAGTAAGAGATGAGCATTTTGACATCATCGCTACCAATCCTCCGGTAAGAGCAGGCAAGAAGACTGTCTTCGGTTTTTACGAACAGTCTTACGACGTCCTTAATCCTGGCGGATATCTCTATGTCGTGCTCCAGAGAAAGCAGGGCGCGCCTTCTACAATGGATAAACTGAAAGAGCTCTTCGGCAATTGCGAGACGCTGGCAATAGACGGCGGCTACAGAGTTATGAGGTCGAGAAAAGAATGA
- a CDS encoding acyl-CoA synthetase (AMP-forming)/AMP-acid ligase II produces the protein MESQWSVFYPDNYANPATDTDETLYMRIKRACTRYPDRVALEYGARKILYSTLLSMIDEVAVSWKKLGVQKGDVVMIVMGNNPINILSVYALDKIGASAAISVPNLATEYFVGYANCVNAKYCVMSCNQYLNYSSVLKETSIKTVIIGKYRETSVGITKVKILLYPLASYDTPKPKNIPEGITLKYWKDAFPINNNSTSHENSPHDRDNNRTVLYLFPSLPVECKAAEFNARSLNVSANTAEMVLKANEDLTGKPARMLCLNEACFSFGFLFGIHSLLSCGQTALLFTWYNADKIFFAIRKYKPDVLIGYTSTVASINKAGWPSDILKSVDRIIVGGGLLTSSQKAMLFEKAHSSGKKLSVCSITGCDDLLAYAYGPSDLQSDRLLGFPLPGIIMRIADPDTGLDVPEGAEGEIIVCSPISGFYGSAEELTTSPRYRKLPDGRIWYFTGNIGKQDGNKMFYLVASKSRAVRIGSYPIYPSKVDEVVQMTEGVTEACTVVIDRAEGSFLVTAVVPAEEYFFDNSLMEDLRERIRSECELTLHESMRPSEIAFFASLPRNSKGVIDYDAVKEKVEMLQIDVNMDENLTETPPAD, from the coding sequence TTGGAAAGTCAGTGGAGTGTCTTTTATCCAGATAATTACGCAAATCCTGCTACTGATACGGATGAGACTCTTTACATGCGTATCAAGAGGGCTTGCACCAGATATCCTGACAGGGTCGCTCTCGAATACGGTGCCAGGAAGATCCTTTATTCAACGCTACTTTCCATGATCGATGAAGTTGCGGTCTCATGGAAAAAATTGGGAGTTCAGAAAGGCGATGTGGTAATGATCGTCATGGGCAATAACCCCATAAACATCCTGAGCGTTTATGCCCTTGATAAGATCGGTGCTTCGGCTGCCATATCAGTTCCGAATCTTGCTACCGAATATTTCGTCGGATATGCGAACTGCGTCAATGCAAAGTACTGCGTAATGAGCTGCAACCAGTATCTCAATTATTCATCCGTCCTTAAGGAAACCTCCATTAAGACGGTCATTATAGGCAAATACAGGGAAACATCGGTAGGCATTACCAAGGTTAAGATCCTTCTCTATCCTTTGGCAAGTTACGATACGCCGAAGCCCAAAAACATTCCCGAAGGGATAACGCTCAAATACTGGAAGGATGCTTTCCCGATCAACAATAATTCAACGTCTCATGAGAATTCTCCTCATGACAGAGATAATAACAGGACGGTCTTATATCTGTTCCCGAGTCTTCCGGTTGAGTGCAAAGCGGCTGAATTTAATGCCAGAAGCTTAAATGTGTCAGCTAATACGGCCGAGATGGTCCTTAAGGCAAATGAGGATCTTACGGGCAAACCTGCAAGAATGCTCTGTCTTAATGAGGCATGCTTCTCATTCGGATTTTTATTCGGAATCCATAGTCTTTTGTCCTGCGGACAGACGGCCCTGCTTTTTACCTGGTATAACGCTGACAAGATATTTTTTGCGATCAGAAAGTATAAGCCTGATGTTCTTATCGGTTATACCAGCACGGTTGCTTCGATCAACAAGGCAGGCTGGCCATCAGACATCTTAAAGAGCGTGGACAGGATCATTGTAGGAGGAGGCCTTCTTACCAGCAGCCAGAAGGCAATGCTGTTTGAGAAAGCGCATTCTTCGGGAAAGAAACTGTCTGTATGTTCGATTACAGGATGTGATGATCTGCTTGCATATGCGTACGGTCCGTCTGATCTTCAGAGCGACAGACTGCTGGGTTTCCCGCTGCCGGGAATCATCATGCGCATTGCTGATCCCGATACGGGCCTTGATGTTCCCGAAGGTGCAGAAGGCGAGATAATAGTATGCTCGCCGATATCGGGATTTTACGGATCCGCCGAGGAGCTGACCACCTCTCCCAGGTACAGAAAACTTCCGGACGGCAGGATCTGGTACTTTACCGGAAATATCGGCAAACAGGATGGAAACAAAATGTTTTATCTTGTCGCCAGCAAGAGCAGAGCGGTCAGGATCGGCAGTTATCCTATATATCCGAGCAAAGTGGATGAAGTCGTTCAGATGACAGAAGGTGTGACTGAAGCATGTACCGTAGTTATCGACAGGGCGGAAGGTTCTTTCCTTGTTACGGCTGTAGTTCCGGCCGAGGAGTATTTTTTCGACAATTCACTTATGGAAGACTTAAGAGAACGTATCAGGTCCGAATGCGAGCTGACGCTCCATGAATCTATGAGACCGTCTGAAATAGCATTCTTTGCATCGCTTCCCAGAAATTCAAAAGGCGTTATCGATTATGATGCCGTCAAAGAAAAGGTCGAAATGCTTCAAATTGACGTCAATATGGACGAAAATCTTACAGAAACGCCACCTGCTGATTAA